A window of Mytilus edulis chromosome 10, xbMytEdul2.2, whole genome shotgun sequence contains these coding sequences:
- the LOC139493256 gene encoding complement C1q-like protein 3: MTAILFFVTVIVILSVCQSQNSEFVPQTRDFDNNSIETVTKPTEESIISFGGLISKETIQKPPEVTVCPVTKLETKGPVNLYIHGAFATTNEDLLPFPQQQSKCECPLGPQGLPGTPGPDGKTGPQGPKGDRGLQGPAGPPGRPGPPGKVILNTTHTISHEQPSVFTAFSAVMTMTQYGPFGQDRIVVFDQVLANYGKSYRQSVGVFVTPYNGLYQFHMHIHTRKSFIAEVTLRVKRKMNTQSMQDIVRTWADGKTGNIEYEMGSSNSAIVYLEKGDMVYCVLPKNQVLSGLQFTSFSGYLMKTDENNDMNSKDRFQTFLP, translated from the exons ATGACTGCGATCTTATTCTTTGTGACAGTTATTGTAATATTATCAGTATGTCAGTCTCAGAACTCCGAGTTTGTACCACAAACACGTGACTTTGATAACAACTCAATAGAAACAGTCACCAAACCTACAGAGGAATCAATTATTTCGTTTGGAGGGCTGATATCAAAAGAAACGATCCAGAAGCCACCTGAAGTAACTGTTTGTCCGGTTACTAAGCTAGAAACAAAGGGACCAGTAAATCTATATATTCATGGGGCTTTTGCTACAACGAATGAAG atttaCTTCCATTTCCACAACAACAATCAAAATGTGAATGTCCTCTTGGGCCGCAAGGTCTACCAGGAACCCCCGGACCGGACGGCAAGACTGGTCCACAAGGACCAAAAGGAGACAGAGGACTACAAGGCCCTGCTGGTCCGCCTGGTAGACCTGGACCTCCAGGGAAAGTGATACTTAATACAACACACACTATCAGTCATGAGCAACCCAGTGTGTTTACCGCATTCTCAGCTGTGATGACAATGACACAGTATGGACCATTCGGCCAGGATAGG ATAGTAGTTTTTGATCAAGTACTGGCCAATTATGGTAAATCTTACCGCCAAAGTGTTGGTGTATTTGTAACCCCCTATAATGGACTCTACCAATTCCATATGCATATACACACCAGGAAGTCATTCATCGCTGAAGTCACTTTACGT GTCAAACGAAAAATGAACACCCAGTCGATGCAGGATATTGTTAGAACATGGGCTGATGGGAAAACAGGCAACATAGAATACGAGATGGGTTCATCTAACAGTGCCATTGTTTATTTGGAGAAGGGAGACATGGTATATTGTGTGTTACCAAAGAATCAAGTGTTGTCTGGGTTACAGTTTACATCATTCTCTGGATATCTTATGAAAACTGACGAAAACAACGATATGAACTCAAAAGACAGATTTCAAACATTTCTTCCATAA
- the LOC139493257 gene encoding uncharacterized protein, with product MFRRIAMLVIQEQIRPTKFARKWRRKAKTKTELESKGETKLKCVKPKILTKSKSFITKGSAKLTTNTVSETLVPTVTTFNKSSSKSNTPRAPKKEKVKYSNEIFDDVMAEIKKYAKSSETKAQPDPIPNALVFDLGGSHASHEDVYHQLKCLLFSNKECRMKSLQYFPMSFRWIILLDSQKSRDVLAGSVIIVNGIRVTLRRYDDIIALEYKKSSRASGFIDTVKDY from the exons ATGTTTCGTAGAATCGCAATGCTTGTTATCCAAGAACAAATCCGACCGACAAAGTTCGCTCGTAAATGGAGACGAAAGGCAAAGACGAAAACAGAATTGGAATCTAAAGGAGAAACTAAGCTAAAGTGTGTGAAGCCGAAAATTCTGACGAAATCAAAATCTTTTATAACGAAAGGATCGGCGAAGTTAACTACGAACACAGTATCAGAAACATTGGTGCCCACTGTTACCACATTTAATAAATCTTCCTCAAAATCAAACACACCTCGTGCACCAAAGAAAGAAAAAGTCAA GTATTCTAATGAAATATTTGATGATGTAATGGCAGAAATTAAGAAGTACGCTAAAAGTAGTGAAACAAAAGCACAACCGGATCCTATTCCAAATGCTTTGGTGTTTGATCTGGGCGGAAGTCATGCCTCACATGAAGATGTATACCATCAACTGAAATGTCTGTTATTCTCAAACAAAGAATGTCGCATGAAATCTCTCCAGTACTTTCCAATGTCTTTCAGATGGATCATTTTATTAGATAGTCAGAAATCACGTGATGTGTTAGCTGGTAGTGTTATAATCGTAAATGGCATCAGAGTAACATTGAGACGTTACGATGACATCATTGCACTGGAGTATAAAAAATCTTCGAGAGCAAGTGGATTTATTGATACTGTGAAAGATTACTAA
- the LOC139493258 gene encoding uncharacterized protein yields the protein MPTSSQAMILRNIESKYHIPLSSYRAGSASCFTKPAEVNNVDINELFDKACASDDVKYLEAFMHGNENEIRTKMSKILKLKGFKSVLSYNPLIDSFQWKFYKETADRVRPKTGCLVRRSEDDNGELYRPKSAAVVMHGKQVSFTDDVKAASEYKLPENIRSLGFRDPFREKEARAKPSATLFKKNVSEIEDKSETLVTSTNIEDSEVVENNEPDIDLLKRSTGANLDVEDSSALPKTWDTSKYEDRCYPATHTLKIPPEKRPLVVCFSLPENEKYSHKEVKDMLVNEFNCDITKLQFDPLSVRAGDTVVRNRWLVEVSSKLEADHMVRAGFRLDDVQIVIKFLDEITSREHQTYLYLEKIRSEKRDLKLPFSMKKAKSAPKIMKTVKVN from the exons ATGCCCACATCAAGCCAGGCTATGATTTTACGTAATATAGAATCAAAATACCATATACCATTGAGTTCTTATAGAGCAGGATCCGCTTCTTGTTTTACGAAGCCTGCAGAGGTCAACAATGTAGATATCAATGAGTTATTTGACAAAGCTTGTGCATCTGACGACGTTAAGTACTTGGAAGCCTTCATGCACGGCAATGAAAATGAAATACGTACAAAGATGAGCAAGATTTTAAAGTTGAAAGGTTTTAAATCAGTTTTATCCTACAACCCGCTTATAGATAGCTTTCAATGGAAATTCTATAAAGAAACTGCCGACAGAGTCAGGCCAAAAACTGGATGCTTAGTCCGTAGGAGCGAGGATGATAATGGCGAACTTTACAGACCAAAGTCGGCAGCTGTGGTAATGCACGGAAAACAGGTTTCATTTACGGATGACGTTAAGGCAGCTTCCGAGTATAAGCTACCTGAAAACATTCGTTCGTTAGGTTTCCGGGATCCTTTCAGAGAAAAAGAAGCTAGAGCTAAGCCATCAGCCACCCTGTTTAAAAAGAATGTATCAGAGATCGAAGATAAAAGTGAAACTCTCGTTACATCTACAAATATAGAAGACAGTGAGGTCGTCGAGAACAATGAGCCAGATATAGATCTACTTAAAAG ATCGACGGGTGCCAATTTGGATGTTGAAGACTCGTCAGCTCTGCCCAAAACATGGGATACTAGTAAATATGAAGATAGATGCTACCCAGCTACACATACACTCAAAATACCTCCAGAAAAACGCCCTCTAGTGGTGTGCTTCAGTCTACCAGAAAATGAAAAGTATTCACACAAAGAGGTAAAAGATATGCTGGTGAACGAATTCAATTGTGATATCACAAAACTACAGTTTGATCCATTGTCTGTACGTGCTGGCGATACTGTTGTGAGAAATAGATGGCTGGTGGAAGTTTCAAGCAAGTTGGAAGCAGATCACATGGTTCGTGCTGGATTCAGACTTGATGATGTCCAAATTGTCATAAAATTCTTAGATGAGATAACAAGCAGAGAACACCAGACGTATTTGTATTTAGAAAAGATAAGAAGCGAGAAAAGAGACTTGAAATTACCGTTTTCTATGAAAAAAGCAAAATCGGCACCCAAAATAATGAAGACagtaaaagtaaattaa